A window of Terriglobales bacterium genomic DNA:
CTTCACGTCGTAGATGGTGTCGACCGCGCGCAGGTTCAGCGGATCGGCGGCCAGGCCGTAGAAGGTGTCGGTCGGCATGCCCGCGACCTGGCCCGCGCGGATCCGCTCGGCCACGTAGCTGACCAGCCGCGGCTCCGGCTGGTTGGGGTTGATCTTGATGATCTCGGCTGGCAATCCTTTGCCTCGCGGCGCGGCGTTCGGCATCGCTCCCATCGCTGGCCCTCCGAAACGCGAAACGTAACATATCACTTTCCGGCGCCACAAGCCGCATCCCGATGTGGGTGCCCCCGCCCGAGCCGATTTTCTTCGGGTGGGACGCTAGAATCAAAGGGACCATGCCGACCGCCGACCGCAGCCGCCTCCGGAAGATCGCCAGCAGCTCCAACGCGCAGGTGCAGGCGCTCCGCCGCGCCTTCTCCAGGGGCGAGCTCACCGACGACGGCTTCACCGCCATCGAGAGCGTGCGCGTCATCGAGGAGGCCATCCGCAGCGGCCTGCGCTTCAAGGCGGTGTTCTTCGCCGAGTCCGCCGAGCCGCGCATCGCGAAGCTGCTGCCGCAGATCTCCAGCCACGCCGAAGCCCTGCTGCTTCCCGACGCGGTCTTCCAGAGCGCGGTCGCGACCGAGACGCCGCAGGGCGTCGCGGCGCTGGTCAAGCTCAAGGACTGGAGCTTCGACGACCTGTTCCAGAGCGAGCCGGCTCTGGTCGTCGTCGCCGCCGGGCTGCAGGATCCCGGGAATCTCGGCACCATCCTGCGCTCCGCGGAAGCCTTCGGCGCGAGCGGCGTGCTCACGGCCGAGAAGACCGTGAGCCACCTGAACTCCAAGGTCATCCGCGCGGCGGCGGGCTCGCTGTTCCGCCTGCCGGTGCTGCGCGTCGACGCCGCATCCGCGGTAAAGCAGCTGCGCGAGCGCGGGCTGCGCATCGTCGGGACGTCGTCGCACAAGGGCACGGCCGCCAGCGCTGCCGGCCTTCGGCAGCCGCTGGCGCTGTTCATCGGCAACGAAGGCGCGGGCTTGCCGCGCGAGGTCGCGCGCGAGCTCGACGAGACGCTCATGATCCCGCACTCGCCCAAGGTCGAGTCGCTCAACGCCGGCGTCGCCACTTCCATCCTCCTATACGAGATCTCTCGTCAGCGAAACCCGGTGTAACCACGGAGGCACGGAGGTCACGAAGAAATGCTTATCCAAGAGCAACTCACGCAAGAGATCATCGGGGCCGCCATCGAGGTACACCAGCATCTTGGGCCCGGTCTCCTTGAGTCCGCGTACGAGCAGTGCCTTTGCCGCGAGCTGAGCCTGCGCAATATCCCCTTCCGCCGGCAGGTGCAAATGCCCGTCGCCTACAAAGGACTGCAGCTCGACTGCGGCTACTGCATCGACATCATCGTCGCCGATAAAGTCGTCCTGGAACTGAAAGCCGTCGAGCAGTTGCTGCCCGTTCACGAAGCCCAACTTCTCACCTATTTGCGCCTCAGTGACATCAGGGTCGGCTTCCTCATCAACTTCAATGTTGCGGTCCTGAAGCGAGGCATCGTCCGACGGGTTTTATGAAAAGTATTCCTCCGTGCTCTCCGTGCCTCCGTGGTGAAACATGAGTCTCTTCGCGCCCATTCCGCAGGACGACCAGCTCGACCGCTCGCGGCCGCTGGCCGACCGCATGCGCCCGCGGACGCTCGACGAGTTCGTCGGGCAGGAGCACATCCTCGGTCCCGGCAAGCCGCTGCGCGTCGCCATCGAGCGCGACGACACCGGCTCCATCATCTTCTGGGGCCCGCCCGGGACCGGCAAGACCACGCTGGCGCACATCATGGCGCGCGCCAGCCACGCCCAGTTCGTCGAGTTCTCCGCCGTGCTCTCCGGCATCAAGGAGATCAAGGACGTGATGGCGCAGGCCGAGAAAGCCCGCCAGTACGGCAC
This region includes:
- a CDS encoding RNA methyltransferase, producing MPTADRSRLRKIASSSNAQVQALRRAFSRGELTDDGFTAIESVRVIEEAIRSGLRFKAVFFAESAEPRIAKLLPQISSHAEALLLPDAVFQSAVATETPQGVAALVKLKDWSFDDLFQSEPALVVVAAGLQDPGNLGTILRSAEAFGASGVLTAEKTVSHLNSKVIRAAAGSLFRLPVLRVDAASAVKQLRERGLRIVGTSSHKGTAASAAGLRQPLALFIGNEGAGLPREVARELDETLMIPHSPKVESLNAGVATSILLYEISRQRNPV
- a CDS encoding GxxExxY protein produces the protein MLIQEQLTQEIIGAAIEVHQHLGPGLLESAYEQCLCRELSLRNIPFRRQVQMPVAYKGLQLDCGYCIDIIVADKVVLELKAVEQLLPVHEAQLLTYLRLSDIRVGFLINFNVAVLKRGIVRRVL